In Streptomyces sp. NBC_01717, one DNA window encodes the following:
- a CDS encoding Mur ligase family protein — protein MAGNTEPLSPRAKLAVTAGKAAAAVSRAAGRGSGSVIGGRVALKLDPDLLGRLAQHLDVILVSATNGKTTTTRLIAEALRAAGPVVSNALGANMPAGITSALAGGSDAKYGVIEVDEKYLAGVARDTTPKVIALLNLSRDQLDRAAETRMLAEKWREGLSGSKAVIVANADDPLIVWAASSSPNVVWVAAGQAWKDDAWSCPSCGGVMQRPGDDWFCGECGFRRPAPSWVLHGDYVLDPHGSAWPIHLQLPGRANKANATSSAAVAAVFGVPPQVALERMYQVQAVAGRYDVVTFLGRELRLLLAKNPAGWLETFSLIDPPPTPVILSVNARGADGTDTSWLWDVDYTQLAGHPIFVLGDRKLDLAVRLEVAGLDFRVCESLDEAVQQAPPGRIEVIANYTAFQDLRRRVGN, from the coding sequence ATGGCAGGCAACACGGAGCCGTTGTCGCCGCGGGCCAAGCTGGCGGTGACGGCGGGCAAGGCCGCTGCGGCGGTGTCGCGCGCTGCGGGGCGCGGCAGCGGATCGGTGATCGGCGGCCGGGTGGCGCTCAAGCTCGACCCCGACCTGCTGGGGCGACTGGCGCAGCACCTGGACGTGATCCTCGTGTCGGCGACGAACGGCAAGACGACGACGACCCGGCTGATCGCCGAGGCGCTGCGGGCCGCGGGCCCGGTTGTGTCGAACGCGCTCGGCGCCAACATGCCCGCGGGCATCACCTCCGCCCTGGCCGGTGGCTCGGACGCGAAGTACGGCGTGATCGAGGTCGACGAGAAGTACCTCGCCGGTGTCGCGCGGGACACGACGCCCAAGGTGATCGCGCTGCTCAACCTCTCGCGTGACCAGCTGGACCGCGCCGCGGAGACCCGGATGCTGGCCGAGAAGTGGCGTGAGGGGCTGTCCGGCTCGAAGGCCGTGATCGTCGCCAACGCCGACGACCCGCTGATCGTCTGGGCGGCGTCCTCCTCCCCCAACGTGGTGTGGGTCGCGGCCGGTCAGGCGTGGAAGGACGACGCCTGGTCCTGCCCGTCCTGCGGCGGTGTGATGCAGCGCCCCGGCGACGACTGGTTCTGCGGCGAGTGCGGCTTCCGCCGCCCCGCGCCGAGCTGGGTGCTGCACGGCGACTACGTCCTGGACCCGCACGGTTCGGCGTGGCCGATCCACCTGCAGCTGCCCGGCCGCGCGAACAAGGCGAACGCCACCAGCTCGGCCGCCGTCGCCGCCGTCTTCGGCGTGCCTCCGCAGGTCGCGCTGGAGCGCATGTATCAGGTGCAGGCCGTCGCGGGCCGCTACGACGTGGTCACCTTCCTCGGCCGTGAGCTGCGGCTCCTGCTGGCGAAGAACCCGGCGGGCTGGCTCGAAACGTTCTCGCTGATCGACCCGCCGCCCACGCCGGTGATCCTCTCCGTCAACGCCCGGGGCGCGGACGGCACGGACACCTCGTGGCTGTGGGACGTCGACTACACCCAGCTCGCCGGCCACCCGATCTTCGTGCTCGGTGACCGGAAGCTGGACCTCGCGGTCCGCCTCGAAGTGGCCGGTCTCGACTTCCGGGTCTGCGAGAGCCTCGACGAGGCCGTGCAGCAGGCCCCGCCCGGCCGCATCGAGGTCATCGCCAACTACACCGCCTTCCAGGACCTGCGCCGCCGTGTCGGCAACTGA